ACGTAATGAGTCTttaatctgttttctttcctgcGAACCCACTTgcaatattcatttttaaaaggtttCTTTGTGTAAAATCCTTCGTGTGAGTGCAGTAACTCACAAACAGCAGGCTAAAAGTCCTCTATTCTGGATTCTCCACATCGCTTCAGACAACATATTATTCATCATGACCAGTGAGATTTTGTACAGTGACTCAAAACCAACACGTTCTGATCCCAGGTCAGCAAATACTGACACCACTCGGGGGCTCTTACAGCCACAAGGTACCCCGTAGCATCTGTGCGCGACATGCAAAGCCTTCCTGCCAACACGTGGCTAACGATGTGAAACAGTCGCTTTGATTAGGTTCAGGCAGCAAAACGACTTGGTCGGCTTTGAGAAAACATCGATTTAGGAAAAGCCTTTTGGACACGTGGCTAACGATGTGAAACTGTGGCTGTTTGGTTCATTTTAGGAACCAAAATGACGTATcattgacttttggtttcacatggggACATGAATCCGGGGTTCCTGGATGAAAGAGCAACACCTCACCCCGACCTCCACCCTCTGAGGACTTTGTGTCTACCACCCTGGGTGATACGTCCAGACTCTTCAGGGTACCTTGTGAGTCACCCTGGCTGTGAGAACGGGCTCAAACATGTTCATACGGGAGTATAAATGTgggatttgtcttttttcttcagtccagctgtttgAAGAAGCGGGTCCAGACCATATTTATGTGAAGAGTTTTGATTTCCGacaatgcaaatcagctgtgtgaaCCAGCAGGTGATGTGATAAACCTGTGGAGGAACCAAGGCTGACACTCACCCCATCAGTCAGGCCCTGTCCTCGCCAACCCCAACCCCCCTCAGACTTCCACCAGATCTCCCCTTCCCATCCCACCCTCAGCCCCGCCCTCCCCCTCCGCCACAGGCCTTCACCCTGGGGCCcacctgactgacagctgttgaTTTGGATCTCTCCATCACACGCCAGATAAAAGAGGGATTCAGGACTCATTCCTGCTTCTCCCTCCGCTTCATTCCTCCCTGCAATCCCCACCGCAAACGCAATTCCCAGGCACCGGACTTCTACAGGGCCTCCTAATGAAGTCATTCCCAGCACACATGATTGGGTGAGATTGCCACCGCACCGCCACCACCAtcgctgccgccgccgccgctgctgccgcAGCCACGATCCCCGCTCTCCCCTCACATCTCAGGTCTCCCATCCCCCATCTCCACTGAGTGTACTCATGTGGAAACAGCAAGTGGTTGTGTGCATTTTTCGTGTGCATCCGCCCCTCgcctgtgtgtgggtgtgtgtgtttgtacatctGCGACACatgtgatgtgagtgtgtgtaggtgtgtgttctTAACTAAGCTAACACAGCCTGACTGGATACTAATTGGATGTCTCCATCGGCAGTTATACACGATGTGGCATTATAGCAGGGAGAAAATCACACAGGAAAGTGCACCTCCAACACCATATACTGTGGAGAAAATGCAGCGAGTTGAGcagtgaggggggaaaaaaatcagatgatGATCAGTTGATGGCGTtggtacagtatgtgctgttataaaatcaatcaaagaGGCAGGAATTGAGTTATTTCAACCTGTCCATCACTGTCGAGAGAGATGAAAGGCTTTGATGAGTAATGATCTGAAAGAAGGTAGACAGCTAATGAATCTCTCATAATGTCacccacaaaaaacaaaaacacccccacccactctaaaaaaaaaaaatccctgtcTTTGTAGAGGTCTCTTGCACAGCCTAATGCACATCACAGTCCCTGATAGTTCACTCAGCGACACCTCCTCAGTAGGAATCCTCCAGAGACAACCTCGCTGGCTGTCAGTCGGTCGGTCTGCCACTCACCGCTAACACGACAGCCCATCCCCGAGTGCCTGTGAGCACTCCACAAGCGCCGCCAAtctgacaacacacacgcaaaaaaaaagcaaaagagtgTTTCTGAAGGTACCCTCCTGTGACGCCGGAAAGGCTCGTTTTAAGTTTTTCTGCCGAGGGAGGTGGGCTTCGGAGCGAGGATGACTCACGTCTGACTCCCTGTTAGCGAGGGGGCTGCACGATCAAATGGATCAGATTTTTTGGCGCCTTTGAATGTGGATGATGGCTGAACAGGAGTCTGGTAAGAGAAGAGCTGCGTTGATAACAGCCAGCTGTTAAACCTAAAGATCAGCTCTGATTTCGAACAGGGAGTGATGGATCAGACGTGTAGGCCTGAACGAGGGAACGCAGAATCACGTGACGCTTCATTCTGATGAGAAATGCTATTTAATTGTTgcttcttgctgctgctgttgaatttCTGTGTCAATTAATAAACATCTAACAGAATTTGCATGACAATAAATGCAATGCACTTATCAATATGCCCAAATCATGCATTATTAAAGTTGGACACCATTAACATAATAATATATTAGCATAATCAAGAGCAGCATTTGCATGGGAGATGTTCTTATGGACCACAGAGGACCTCAGAGCATCAGCAAAAGGTGAAGGCCAGTTCACTTTCCACATgacatcttcatcttcagccAGGTCAGAGCTCCGTGAGCAGGCCTCACTCCAGTCTGAGCGTTCTCCCATCAAGACATGTGGGACGTGCCGATATTCGTTGAATTTTAAGAGCATTCTTTGGACACGTGTGCAGTGGAACAGGCGTTCGGGGGTTTCTTGCCTCTTTACGGTCAGCTCTGCGTGCTGCAGAGCCAAAGAAACACACCGACTGAAACACTAACAAAGACTtggatatcaacaggtttttgaCCCTTTGAAGACGGTATTTGACGGCTTTGTAGGAATATCGTCGTTTTCAGAATCAGGGCCAAAGCTGGAATGTGCTCTGCATGTGAACGTTGTCTTCATGATTATTGTAATTCAGTGGAACCAGCAGAGTGTCTGACTTCATGCAGAAAAGATCTCTGAAGCGACTGCACGAAGGTTGAAGGGACATGCTCCAACAGTAATGCCTGTACTGGTGAGAAATACATTTCCTCAAGTACTATTTTATGCTATATGATACttccacttcactgcagctctttttACTCCACTAGATTTGTTAGATTTTGCAAAACATATGACAACTATGTAAAACAGAACGCATTAATATTGATTAAACTGTTATATAAAGCAGCGCCACCTCAACCAACTGCACCACTGAAATTCTACTTACACGTTAAGCATCatgaataaaaatcaataatatGTAATATACCAACGACAGGGGCCGCTCTGCCTGCGTGATGAGCACTGCTTTTACTTCTGACACTTTCAAGCTTACACATAAAAAGTTGAATGCACGAGAGGTAAACTTGCTCAGTTTAGTAGAATCGGGACTTCGTGCCCTGACATGACCAGAGGCTAAtggtagctaatgttagctaaaacGAACAAAAGCGCTCTCTTTTAGCGCTGGTTTTGGGCTCCACCAccttggtgctgggcaggtcgTGCACAGTGGACCCTCAGATGTGTTTCGCTGAGTACAGCTGCCAGAAATGTTGCAGCTTTGAGAACATTTTGCACTTATGTGCCATTACGTAAGTAGTAGTTAAGCACAATATAGGACTTTATATAGTAAAATAGTTGAAAACACTGCTAGCTTCTCAATAATTCCACTTTCTATAACATCTGTGGTGCAGTTTAGGTCTTATGCATATCAGTAATTGTGCTGCACTCATACTGTTGTCCTGCATGGACAGGTGTCAtgtgacagaaagcagacaatGCGATTAATTTCAATTGTACGTTACAATACACGGCAGGATTTTTATCATTAAACCAGAAAGGTATGGGTTTTCAAGTTCTATTCAAAGTGAAGCAATGTGCCCCtgataaaacaaagcaaaggcaCTTAGCATGTGTTCTCCTAGTTAAGATTCCCTCTCAGCAGTAATACAATGTTTCTGAGTGTCTGCTGGAAAACAAGTGGAAGGTCAAGAACACGAACAATAGATGTTGATTCCAATTATGTGTAAAGCATTGAACAAGATGCGCTAATGATGGCGTTGTCAGGAGAAAAAAGGTGTTTATGTGCTACTCTCCCAAAGCCTGTGGAACAGTTTATTAGGCAAAGGCTTTATTTCCATAAAGGCTGATAAGACTTCAAATGATTCACTGAAAAACAGTCCTGGCATCAGCACAGCAAAGCGGCGTGTGTATTTATCTCTCCCGACGCTGGGAGACAATCAAGACAAAGATGATAGCATATTTTGAAATGCAGCACAGGGGCATAATGAGACTGCAGACACTTCAGGAACAAAACCagacaaaatgctttttttttttcagagatgGCGCCTTGTTTTATTCACTCACACCAAAAAAAGGCCATCGTTTTCAATTAATGAAGCGGGGAATTGAGTCCGAGGTCCTGCGGGATATGGATTAACCATGATGGCTTGAGGGCCCAATCTCACACTGAGTCTGCGCCGCGGTCTGCATGGAGGAATTTCTCATTCAAGGCCTCGACCAGCCCCCCACCAACCACCGCCAGCACCACCTCCTACCTCcaactcatccatccattcctcaTCCTAAGGTGAGTTGCTTCAGTGCAGACCGCTATTAGTGGTGGGGGGAGATAAAACTGTAAGTGTTGCTCCCAATTAGTGCATCAGTGACCGCTCTGTGCCTCCTCCACGGCGAGGCCTgcgaggagggagggaggaggggccGCGGCGAGTGAAAGATTGGAGGAAGGAtgacaggaaaggagagaatGGCGTGAAGACGATGGCTTTGGAAAGTAATAAAAAGAAAGGGAGTGGGTTATGGAGGTAGCTAGATAAAGAGAGATGAAACGAGAGTGAGTGGTGGTACagagggatggggggggggagaaaagtGACTAAAAAATGGCTTAAGCATTCATTTTGAGTGGCGAGACAGGTCCTATTAACATTTAACAGCGTTTGCGCAACTTGGTGTGGAGGTTAGGATGCAAATGAGGAGGAATTAAAACTGGCCAGAGGTTTGTCATTGATGGATTGCAGTCTGGCGGTACTCACCACTTCCTAGTGTCCATCACAGACGATTACTGTATAATTAAACCTTATTTCTGGACTCTCCGACGCATAATTACTTGTGTGGGAATGTGACCATCATCTAAAAGCTCCAGCAAAATGCTTTAGCATTTAGTCTGGCAGGCTGCAGTCATTTCACAGACCGGGGACAGATAGAGCCATCTGATGATCGGCAAAAGAACAGTCACTTTTAATAAGAGGTGGGAAAAAAATATTAGGCGACAGTGTGCTGATTATAGGAAAATTAGGCTTTCAAGTGGTAAAGTCCTTTGTGTTATTTGCATAATTTATTCCTTCTTTACCCCCCCGTTCAACCacctcagatttttttttttttttttttttgcgagCTGTGGGCAATTTCCTCTCATATTTGAATGGATTGCACATTTAAGACTACTTAAGGAAAATGATCACTTAGCATATTTTAATTGTCGCGCAAAGAGTGAGCAGAGGTGTGAGGCAAAGCTTGAGGAATGAGGAGCCTTTAAAGTGGACACAGTGGTGTTGTGGCAGATAACCCCggggtgcacacacacacacacacacacacacatgcaccagctcatcacgcacacacactctatacTGTTTTGCAGCAACCTTAAAGAATACACCTAAAGCAGACTTTCCTGCTGCACCCTGATTTGGATAAAAACTTGCAGGTCAGTTTGTCGATAATATTTCCTGTATCACTCCCCCCGCTGAGTCGAGCCGAGACCAACTGCAGCTTTGTGAATACAGGTTATTTACAGACCAGCTTGCTGCTACAGTATTTATGAAGCTTACAgcgaaaaaaataaaataaataaagacggGCAAAATAATCAAGTCTCTTCTTGCTGGTTGTCCTCTAGGCTCACAAtctggaagaaaaacattacatttacaagctttatttctgatggacaaaaaaaaaaaaaagcttgcgCCATAAATTATTTCTGATCGTGGCTATAGCGTGTTTCAAAGTGgaaaactaaagaaaacagcagcccCCGGTGCACTCTAACCTCTCGTGAAGCGTTTGAGTTTTCACAGATAATTATAGAGGCTATACAGCAGCTTCCCACACCTCACCAGCAGCTATATAATGATACCTTGGAAATGTGCTGGGCAAatgcacatcattttcattaagAGTACGCACGTAATCCAAATTCTTTGCGATGAGAAAGATAATTAatgctttaatgtttttgtcttgCCACTCTTACCgcagagaagagaaatgaaTTGTTACATTTTAATGAGAGAAGCGACAGCGCTGGCTTCCTGCAACACGGACGATTTTATAATTGCACACAAGGGTGACTAACTCAAGGCTCATTAAGGCGATTTTTCAGCTGGGCTGTTTTTTGGCAGGACAATACATATATTTTTCCATTCTACTGATAAATAAATTCTGTTATTACGACTGGTTTATTCATCCCTCGCAGCCTTAATGTGACcagtgactttaaaaaaaaaaaaaaaaaaaaaagatgtacaAGGTATAATCTCCcaagaaaatgtctttaatgAATTGTTTGTTGCTGCTTGTACCTAAGAttacatgaaaatacatttaagtTGACTGCAAGTATGGCAACATATTCACACATATAAACAAGTGGTGcattttgtattgtatgtatagGTATGTACAACAGAAACACGTTACACTCTGGTTTAAAGTTGTGCAAGTGTGTTATATATACTAACAATTTATAAAATTCAACacactaaataaaaaaaagaagagtgtgCCCACGTATATACACATTCACACGCGCACAACCACAGTAGTTCACAAAAGATTAAAGCAAATGTATTGGATTATACATTTCCAGGTCACCTTTAGGTCGACCCCAACTGTTCCTTCCTCACAAATcgcttgtgagtgtgtttcttgACGTCAGTGttatcaggtgtgtgtgtgtgttttgcctaTAGCTCGGatctgacacacagtgacagagacgcacgcacacacacacacacacacacacacacacacacacacacactaggctATGCTGCAGCCTGCGGTTGCACCATCAGCTAAATGTTTTAAGTACAGTCATCTGAGGTAGACTGCGCAAAACTTCATGGTGTTATTCtctccacttcttcttcttcttcgtcttcttcttcttcttcttcttctttttttcaatgcatttttcaCAAATGTCTGACATTTGGAAAGACGTAAATCAAATACCACGTGTGTTTTGTAGCCATGAGGTAGAAATGCTTTAAAGAAGAACTTTAGCGTCCGTTTAAAGAAaggtttccaaaaaaaaaaggaaaaaaaaaaagaaaaaagggaacaaAAAGCTCGGTTTAAACACCATGTAGAAAAAGGTCAAGACGCAAAAGAAGGACCACAAAACACGTAACAAACAAGCGTAGCATTGACCGGCGTGTTTCAAGTGGTTTGCTCGTCAGCGTGGAGAGAGAACGCCTGTGCTGTTGATGTGTGCTCTGAAGTGCATTAGTAGGTTTTTCTGTCTAAAGGGACTCTCTCTCCAGAGGATTTGCTGACAGAAGGAATTCTGGTACAGATTGTTTTGAGGGAGGTTTTCTGACGGACCACTCTGCTTTCCCCTTGTGCCGCCGCCACACTGCCTGGCTGTCTTTCCTTTCCGTCAATTTTGCTGACGCTCAGCAGAACTTTTTCCCCCCACATCAGGTGCTGCACTGACGCTGCCTGGACCAGAGATATCAACACAGAGCGGGCCTGCACATGCAGCATGTAGCCTCTGCTTCACCACTGATgttagaaggaaaaaaaaaaaaaaaaaaagtacaataaaagCGTAAATCAGATAAAAGAAATCTCCTTTAGGATAAACATccaacagacagaacaaaaccaATCAAGGGCTGCCAACGGCGTTGATGCATCTCAGCAAAACAAGATCACAAACAAAATGCTTTAGTGCACGTACATTAAACTTAACGCTCCCGTGtcgcagcagcagagctgaaggaGTCTGACACTGTGACAAGGAAGAGACAAAAATACATTCCAATGCAATACAATGGGCAACAGATAACCCTCAGGTATGAACGACTCGAAGACCAGCGCCAAAATTCCTCACTCACGTCACAGAGCTTTCCAGTCAGCTGAGGCATGCGTCCAAATGCATTTAGACTGCACGCTTCGGTGTGAATACGGTGAAAGATGAAACTGATGATACACTTTGCAGATGAGAAACAGTGGGTTTGGGTTGGATCATGTCGTCTGGGGTGGTCGTTTAGACTGAAACAGATTCTCTGATAGCGTCCTTTACAGTTTTGCTAACTACGCACACGAGCGCTGGTTATGCTAACTGCATTACAGAGATCAATCAATCAGAATTGCGATTATCAaatgacccctgacctctggcaaaaaataataatttactCTTGATTTTCAACTTCCCATACTAAATTACAGACATGCGTGTACTGAATTTAAATTACAGGAGTGGTGTGCCATTCTCCAGCTAATCCAGTCCAGTGTGACTGACAGAGCCAACTTTGCAAAATCCATGCTTCCACATCCAAGCTGTGAGACCTATCAAATTCAAAACCGAGGAGGACATCTGGATTTAGCTTCCCTTGAGGCTAGCTTGCTGTTCTGAAAGCAGATTTCCCTTGAACACATCAGATGAGCTGCTTAACTGATATCCAGTGCAGCGTTTATATGGGTCTGAAACTCAACCAAATGACACTAAGTGAAACATTTAATTCAAGGCCGACACGAAGAGATATAATAAACTGGgctcactttcttgctgagagttagatgacactctcatatctgtctgttccATAGAAGccctttagcttagcttagctacAAATTGATGTTTTCACACCTTTCATTGGGAGTTTGTTACCTCACAGCTAGGTTAGCTGCCAAGCTAAGCAAACTGACTTCTTCTCATTTAGCTCTTGGTAAAAGAGCAATtaagtgtatttccaaaaaaaGTCGAACAGTTCCTTTAAAGTTTTTGGAGGTGCTTTTACATCAGGCTCATCTCCATCAGAGGATAAGTGACGGATGAGCCGACACGTTAGCCGACAAACCGATGGAGCCTCCATGCAGCCAAACCACATAGCCTAGATCACATAATATAAACAATGCTGATTATGGTTGTTTTAATAAATATACAACTCCCAACACCCCAACACCTGCCCGTCCTTAAGACCCCCAAACAACAAAGGTGGGCAACGCGGTTTGAAACTTTTTTTAAGAGCGATGGAAATAAGCTTCACTATTGGTCAAGTAGAAACAGGTAACCGAAGCACCTGctgtgaggaaagaaaaaggaataatgTTTTTACTCTCACTGTTGATTATGTTCCATCATTCCAGAACATATCTAGTACATTCATTGTCACCTCTTTGCTATTTATCCTAGCCAGTTGAGGTACACCGAACACTGCTCCTCTAAACTGCCAAACCACCTTGGATTCTCCCGTCAGATCTTAGTGCTTTTCGTCAAAATATCTTGAGGTACTGTACAATTCACAAACGCTTTCCTGAGTTTTATTTGttacgtttgtttgttttgcagatgcAGGATCAGAAGATGAGCGCGAGTCAGGGCCCAGACTACTGCTGCCCTGATGGATTGCTGCTCTTAGCAAGACAATAAAGAGTGATTGACCACCACCGATGGCAACCGtcaatctgtgtttttcagactCACTGCTGAAGTTTTAAAGCTCTTAATAATCATCAGCTCATGCCATGAATGTAGATTGTGAggcaaataaagaaagaaaaccagaaagCACCACTTCAGGCACTTGGATAGCCAACTAAATCTCAAGAACAAGAACATAAAGGTATATACACAGACACTGGGGCGTCTCTTCTGAAGCCAACTTGCTTGCAATGTGTAAACAAAGCCTGGTTTTCTGGAGTGTCACGCATTCAAATTAAAACTCTTGCTCATTAACTGCAAAACTGCCAGTTGTCTCATCAAACCAGGTCTCTCAGTGCGTCTAAACCCTGCTTGTGAGAACTCAGTGGGCTTGTGTTGGCCTTCTGTGTGCCTTTCCCTCCAGCACAATGCTTCTGCCCTGAGGGGAGGAATTGTGGATGCCTCTTTTTCTCAAGGGCGGAATCTATCTTTTCACTGGCTGCAGCCGAATATTTTGTTCCACTCAGTGTACGTGTCAATCTCTTTCTGCGATATACTGGCTTGGAACTTACAAAAGACACTCTCAAAGTCCTGGTAGGCAAGGGGCCTGACCTGTCCCCGGGGCATCATGCCCGTCATGTCCATGCCCTGTGCAGAGACGTGTAACAGACCGACGAGGGCCTCCTGGCAGAGTCTGGCCAGGTCCAGTCCGGAGAAACCCTCGGTACGCTGGACCAGCAGTGCCAGCTCCTCCTCGCTCAGGCAGTATTTGTGCTGAGATTGAGCCAGGAGCTGGTTCACGATGTGGTGTCGGGCTGTGCTGTCCGGCAGGGGCACAAGGACCCTCCGACCAAAGTACCTGCGCAGCCCTTCGTCCATGTCCTGGGGTCTGCTAGTGGAGCAAACCACCAACACTTGGTTGCCTCCGTCGTCGCCCGAGCCCATGAGAAGTGAGTCCAACTGGGCAAGTAGCTCCCCCTTCAGCCGGTTGATGGGACTTTCTTCACTGAGGtgggctgacagcagcatgtcCACCTCACTGATGAACAGTACTGAGGGCTGCCGGCAGCGCGCCACCAGGAAGGATGCTCGGATAATTTTTTCTCCGTCTGCCAGCCACTTGGTGGCCAATGTGGAACCGCTGAGCTGGAGGAATGGTGCACCCAGCTGGCTGGCCAGGCAGCGACCCAGCAACGTCCTGCCACTGCCCCTGGGGccaaacagcaacacacaccgAGGGGCAGGTCCCAAACTGCTGAACATGTCCGGGCGCAGAATGGGCCACAGGACCTCCTCCTTCAAGGTTGCCTTGGCTAGTTCTAGTCCTGCAATGTCACTCCAATCCACTGGGGGCCCCTGCTGAACAATTTCAGAGGTAACCATGTCTAGGAGGTGAGGGTCACTGGTTTTTAGCTGCTCTTCAGCAGGCCGGGTGGAGGaagtggatgaggaggaggtagGCCCTGGCGCTGAGTGGGAGAGGTGCAGACGGTGATCATCAGCACCTTGTTCACTGAGGGAAGGGGAGGTGAAGCTGACGAGGGAATCTGCTGAGCGGGAACCCCCGAGGGTGGAGGTGACATAGGCTGGTGGAGTCAGTGGCCCACCTGTTGCCTGGCTGCTGtacttcctctgctgctgctctgaggacaTCGTGGACTGCTTCTGAGGATTAAAAGGTAAAGACGACTTTTCAGCACTTCTGTCGAATCCACCACCGCTGGCGCTGTTGGAGCCTCCAtttacactgctgctgtctgctatCCTGTACATGGGGCTCTCGGCCGAGCTCCGAGCCTGGCCGTAGCCAAAGTTAGCGTAAGAGGAGTCTAGCTCTCCTTGGCCTGTCATGTAGAAGGCTTTTCTCTTCAGCGAGTTGGACGAGCTACTGTTAAGAGGGGTGGGGGCAATTGGGGTCAGGTTGTGGCTCTGATATGGGTATCCAGGTAAAGCAGAAGAAGGGGGAAGGGGTGTAGGTGCAGCGATGCCTGAGGGGAGGTATGAGGAAGGAGGGGGTGCTCCCCCAGGGCTGTACCCTGGCCCAACTGAGCTCTGCGCTGGGTAGCCTGCTGGGGGGTAATTATAACTAGACAAGTTGGGGGAGCCTCCGTTGTAAGCTGGGACTAATGTGGGGTGGGAGGGCGGTGGAGGGGGTGGCTGCAGGAGCCCAGAGCTGTGCAGTGGGGAGGGAAGTGCTGGGGCGGGGGCAGACTGGGAGCTGTAACTACTGTGCAGGTAGGAGCTGCTGTACGCAGGGCCGTATTCCTGAGAGGgcatggaggaggagtggagggcgGTGGCAGTGTGGctcccacagctgctgctggagtagCTGGGCTCACTCAGGGTGCTGGAGGCCAGGCCTGGGGAGCTGCACATGCCAGACACCACCTCTGAAGCCGCCGCCACCCCTCCCTTCCTGACTGAAACCCCCTCTGGGATGCAGCTCATGGGATAGACGCCATCCTGCCAGGGCTCTGATTCACCTTTCCGGCCATTCATCACTCCTGGGACACCGGGGGCCTCAGGATAAGAGCCGGGCATCTCCAGAATACCGGAATACTTCTCGGCATACTTCTTGAGCAGGTTGGAGGCGGTGAGGGCCGAGATGTCGTCGTTGGCCCAGGCGTACTGGTAGTTGGCTGAGCGCTGCAGGTGGCCAGGTACCGCCCTGTAGGCCTCAGCCTTGTGGGCTGGCGAGCGCGTAGTGGAGGAGATGTCAAAATGCTGTTCGGCCCACTGGCTGTGCTCGGGGGTCCACTGCATCTTTAAGCCTGAGAGAAACGACAGAGACAGAGCGAACACGtgaacacactgacatgctAAAATCATTTTAGcaataattaaaatgacaacACCTCCAAACTGCCCGTGATGGAAGGTGGTCAATTAAAAAGGTGATATTGACCTGGAGGCTGGTTAATTTTACCGACCATGAAAAGGACGCAGGTACAGAGCGGTACAGAGGGATGGTGGGATGGCTGGTTACGGCAGCCTAATGCACCCTGGCCAGACCAATAAGACAGAGGCATTGAGGGTCACTCTATAATCCCCGGCTCATCTGAGGTGGCTGGAGATGGGCTTGAAAATGCGCCTCGCCGAGTGccacaaag
The sequence above is a segment of the Chaetodon auriga isolate fChaAug3 chromosome 23, fChaAug3.hap1, whole genome shotgun sequence genome. Coding sequences within it:
- the LOC143316249 gene encoding fidgetin-like, whose protein sequence is MISSSSSVYGLKMQWTPEHSQWAEQHFDISSTTRSPAHKAEAYRAVPGHLQRSANYQYAWANDDISALTASNLLKKYAEKYSGILEMPGSYPEAPGVPGVMNGRKGESEPWQDGVYPMSCIPEGVSVRKGGVAAASEVVSGMCSSPGLASSTLSEPSYSSSSCGSHTATALHSSSMPSQEYGPAYSSSYLHSSYSSQSAPAPALPSPLHSSGLLQPPPPPPSHPTLVPAYNGGSPNLSSYNYPPAGYPAQSSVGPGYSPGGAPPPSSYLPSGIAAPTPLPPSSALPGYPYQSHNLTPIAPTPLNSSSSNSLKRKAFYMTGQGELDSSYANFGYGQARSSAESPMYRIADSSSVNGGSNSASGGGFDRSAEKSSLPFNPQKQSTMSSEQQQRKYSSQATGGPLTPPAYVTSTLGGSRSADSLVSFTSPSLSEQGADDHRLHLSHSAPGPTSSSSTSSTRPAEEQLKTSDPHLLDMVTSEIVQQGPPVDWSDIAGLELAKATLKEEVLWPILRPDMFSSLGPAPRCVLLFGPRGSGRTLLGRCLASQLGAPFLQLSGSTLATKWLADGEKIIRASFLVARCRQPSVLFISEVDMLLSAHLSEESPINRLKGELLAQLDSLLMGSGDDGGNQVLVVCSTSRPQDMDEGLRRYFGRRVLVPLPDSTARHHIVNQLLAQSQHKYCLSEEELALLVQRTEGFSGLDLARLCQEALVGLLHVSAQGMDMTGMMPRGQVRPLAYQDFESVFCKFQASISQKEIDTYTEWNKIFGCSQ